One stretch of Streptomyces sp. NBC_00443 DNA includes these proteins:
- the ygfZ gene encoding CAF17-like 4Fe-4S cluster assembly/insertion protein YgfZ, with the protein MKSPLLTLPGAVPAEGVDEGVAAHYGDLFREQRALADGTGFVDLSHRGVIAVTGQDRLSWLHLLLTQNVSDLSVGEATEALILSAHGHIEHALYLVDDGTTVWAHVEPGTQDALIAYLESMKFFYQVEVADRTAEFAVVHLPAGSIAEVPEGAVVRETAYGRDLFLPRGDLESYAEKAGPPAGILAHEALRVEHHRPRLGFETDHRTIPHELGWIGSAVHLQKGCYRGQETVARVQNLGKPPRRLVFLHLDGSEVHLPTPGTEIRLADEGPDGRKIGFITTSVRHHELGPVALALVKRNVPVDAPLMADTTAAAQETVVEP; encoded by the coding sequence ATGAAGAGCCCCCTGCTGACCCTGCCCGGTGCCGTGCCCGCCGAGGGCGTGGACGAAGGCGTCGCCGCCCACTACGGCGATCTGTTCCGCGAGCAGCGTGCCCTCGCCGACGGCACCGGTTTCGTCGACCTCTCGCACCGCGGAGTGATCGCCGTCACCGGTCAGGACCGGTTGAGCTGGCTGCATCTGCTGCTCACGCAAAACGTCAGCGATCTCTCGGTGGGCGAGGCCACCGAGGCGCTGATCCTCTCCGCGCACGGCCACATCGAGCACGCGCTGTACCTGGTCGACGACGGCACGACGGTCTGGGCCCATGTCGAGCCCGGCACACAGGACGCGCTGATCGCGTACCTGGAGTCGATGAAGTTCTTCTACCAGGTCGAAGTCGCCGACCGGACCGCCGAGTTCGCGGTCGTGCACCTGCCCGCCGGGTCGATCGCCGAGGTGCCCGAGGGCGCCGTCGTACGCGAGACGGCGTACGGCCGCGACCTGTTCCTCCCGCGTGGCGACCTGGAGTCGTACGCGGAGAAGGCCGGCCCGCCGGCCGGAATCCTCGCCCACGAGGCGTTGCGCGTCGAGCACCACCGCCCGCGCCTCGGCTTCGAGACCGACCACCGCACCATCCCGCACGAGCTGGGCTGGATCGGCAGCGCGGTGCACCTCCAGAAGGGCTGCTACCGCGGCCAGGAGACCGTGGCCCGCGTCCAGAACCTCGGCAAGCCGCCGCGCCGGCTGGTCTTCCTGCACCTCGACGGCAGCGAGGTGCACCTGCCGACGCCGGGCACCGAGATCCGGCTCGCCGACGAGGGCCCCGACGGCCGCAAGATCGGTTTCATCACGACGTCCGTACGGCACCACGAGCTCGGCCCGGTCGCGCTCGCGCTGGTCAAGCGGAACGTGCCGGTGGACGCGCCGCTGATGGCGGACACGACGGCCGCGGCGCAGGAGACCGTGGTCGAGCCCTGA
- a CDS encoding FABP family protein, with translation MIEIPSDLHKDLVPLAFLLGSWAGAGVHAPVGGSNERSPGSEKCNFGQEVTFTHDGRDFLEYRSHTWVLDNDGNKVKPLESEYGFWRIDADRKVEVTMVRDDGVVEIWYGELADKKPQIDLVTDAVARTAASSPYTGGKRLYGYVKSDLMWVGEKQTPEVELSPYMSAHLKKVVSPEDVERWAKALPDDMPDDGIAFFK, from the coding sequence ATGATCGAGATCCCGTCCGACCTTCACAAGGACCTCGTCCCCCTCGCCTTCCTGCTCGGCAGCTGGGCGGGCGCGGGCGTGCACGCCCCTGTCGGAGGCAGTAACGAACGCAGCCCCGGCTCCGAGAAGTGCAACTTCGGGCAGGAGGTCACCTTCACCCACGACGGGCGTGACTTCCTGGAGTACCGTTCCCACACCTGGGTGCTGGACAACGACGGCAACAAGGTGAAGCCGCTGGAGTCCGAGTACGGCTTCTGGCGCATCGACGCCGACCGCAAGGTCGAGGTCACCATGGTCCGCGACGACGGCGTCGTCGAGATCTGGTACGGCGAGCTGGCGGACAAGAAGCCGCAGATCGACCTGGTCACGGACGCGGTGGCCCGCACGGCCGCCTCCAGCCCGTACACCGGCGGCAAGCGGCTGTACGGCTACGTCAAGAGCGACCTCATGTGGGTCGGCGAGAAGCAGACCCCCGAGGTCGAGCTGAGCCCCTACATGTCGGCCCACCTGAAGAAGGTCGTCTCCCCGGAGGACGTCGAGCGCTGGGCGAAGGCCCTGCCCGATGACATGCCGGACGACGGCATCGCTTTCTTCAAGTAG
- a CDS encoding RsiG family protein → MSTPSSGQPPGAVVLSHAAQLDGLRPPTQRTAEDPGPRLPVEPPEHELTALSLPELRTLRRDAQRDEADLSYVRRLLQGRIDILRAEVARRSPAGAAAVVDRLPEILTDAPARHRSSARHVTLGTPQSEEYRLLAAEMLAEVELSDLEARTDAELNTAMGRLVRYEQQVSRRRQRLQRTADDCSAEIARRYRDGEAQVDDLLT, encoded by the coding sequence ATGAGCACACCGAGTTCAGGGCAGCCTCCTGGGGCTGTCGTGTTGAGCCACGCGGCCCAGCTGGACGGCCTGCGGCCGCCCACGCAGCGCACCGCCGAGGATCCGGGCCCGCGGCTGCCCGTGGAACCGCCCGAGCACGAGCTGACCGCACTCAGCCTGCCCGAACTGCGCACCCTGCGCCGGGACGCCCAACGCGACGAGGCGGATCTGAGTTATGTACGACGGCTGCTGCAGGGGCGGATCGACATCCTGCGGGCGGAGGTGGCACGGCGCTCGCCGGCGGGCGCGGCGGCCGTCGTCGACCGCCTCCCGGAGATCCTGACCGACGCCCCGGCCCGCCACCGCTCCTCGGCCCGCCACGTGACGCTGGGCACTCCGCAGAGCGAGGAGTACCGGCTGCTGGCGGCCGAAATGCTGGCGGAGGTCGAGCTCTCGGACCTGGAGGCCCGTACGGACGCCGAGCTGAACACCGCGATGGGACGCCTCGTCCGCTACGAGCAGCAGGTGTCCCGCCGTCGCCAACGCCTGCAGCGCACGGCCGACGACTGCAGCGCGGAGATCGCGCGGCGGTACCGGGACGGTGAGGCGCAGGTGGACGACCTGCTCACGTAG
- the dtd gene encoding D-aminoacyl-tRNA deacylase codes for MRAVVQRVDGASVVVDDETVGEIDGEGLCVLVGVTHEDTKEKAAQLARKLWSIRMLQDEKSCSDIDAPLLVISQFTLYGDARKGRRPTWSAAAPGDVAEPLVDEVVAQLRALGATVATGRFGARMRVSLTNDGPFTVLLEI; via the coding sequence ATGCGAGCTGTGGTGCAGAGGGTGGACGGCGCGAGTGTCGTCGTGGACGACGAGACGGTCGGGGAGATCGACGGCGAGGGGCTCTGCGTACTCGTCGGCGTCACGCACGAGGACACCAAGGAGAAGGCGGCCCAACTCGCCCGCAAACTCTGGTCGATCCGCATGCTGCAGGACGAGAAGTCCTGCAGCGACATCGACGCCCCGCTCCTCGTCATCAGCCAGTTCACCCTGTACGGCGACGCGCGCAAGGGACGACGGCCCACCTGGAGCGCCGCCGCCCCGGGCGATGTCGCCGAGCCGCTCGTGGACGAGGTCGTCGCGCAACTCCGCGCTCTGGGCGCCACGGTGGCGACGGGCCGGTTCGGGGCCCGGATGCGGGTGTCCCTGACGAACGACGGCCCGTTCACCGTGCTCCTGGAGATCTGA
- a CDS encoding TetR/AcrR family transcriptional regulator, with protein sequence MSETGGNGAGTGEIGLRERKKQRMYQTVSDTAIRLFLEKGFDAVSVAEVAAAAEISKPTLFRYFPAKEDLVLYRFADHEGEAARVVRQGSGSPVEALRRHFLDGLERCDPITGLNDHPEVLAYQSLLYGTPALAARLYGFLERSEAALAEALGGGLDGRLSAGQIVAVQRILAQENWRRIAAGQRVAAVRGDAVAAAERAFGLLEAGLPAAVRRNHG encoded by the coding sequence ATGAGCGAGACCGGCGGAAACGGGGCGGGCACAGGCGAGATCGGCCTGCGCGAGCGCAAGAAGCAGCGGATGTATCAAACCGTCTCCGACACCGCCATCCGCCTCTTCCTCGAGAAGGGCTTCGACGCCGTCTCCGTGGCCGAGGTGGCCGCCGCTGCGGAGATCTCCAAGCCGACGTTGTTCCGGTACTTCCCGGCGAAGGAGGACCTCGTCCTGTACCGGTTCGCCGATCATGAGGGCGAGGCGGCCCGGGTGGTGCGGCAGGGGAGCGGCTCGCCCGTCGAGGCGCTGCGGCGGCATTTTCTCGACGGGCTGGAGCGGTGTGACCCCATCACCGGGCTCAACGATCATCCCGAGGTGCTCGCCTATCAGTCGCTGCTGTACGGGACACCCGCGCTGGCCGCCCGGCTGTACGGCTTTCTGGAGCGTTCGGAGGCCGCGCTCGCCGAGGCGCTGGGCGGAGGGCTGGACGGGCGGCTGTCCGCCGGGCAGATCGTTGCCGTGCAGCGGATTCTCGCGCAGGAGAACTGGCGGCGGATCGCGGCGGGACAGCGGGTGGCCGCTGTGCGGGGGGACGCGGTCGCGGCTGCCGAGCGGGCGTTCGGGCTGCTGGAGGCGGGGTTGCCCGCCGCGGTTCGGCGCAACCATGGCTGA
- a CDS encoding winged helix-turn-helix domain-containing protein, protein MDAQQTSDSGGREFQRVADELRARMTDGPYSPGSYLPSQRDLAEEFGVSRDTVQRALRELVDEGWIESRQGSGSRVIKTQRIHSPTPKATRSRRGITLESLISEAFEQPEVTLDVYTLTSESLYWRIQQQADRIRGRSISPGRITLRMLLPAETQSLPYPRVKDDKGDPRLRERLHDITERHAKSLRQSLASLQAEGLVPSVDVEIRRAPLTPAFKLYLFNGAEALHGPYEVIERKIMLEDDEVVTALDVLGLNATLTHHMKDEAPDSSGTVFVDSMQRWFDSVWKLLSE, encoded by the coding sequence GTGGATGCGCAGCAGACCAGTGACAGCGGCGGCCGGGAGTTCCAGCGGGTCGCCGACGAGTTGCGCGCCCGTATGACCGACGGGCCGTACTCGCCGGGCTCCTATCTGCCTTCCCAGCGTGACCTGGCGGAGGAGTTCGGCGTCTCCCGGGACACCGTCCAACGGGCCCTGCGGGAACTGGTCGACGAGGGCTGGATCGAATCACGGCAGGGCAGCGGGTCCCGGGTGATCAAGACCCAGCGGATACACTCGCCGACCCCCAAGGCCACCCGGTCGCGCCGCGGCATCACCCTCGAATCCCTCATCAGCGAGGCCTTCGAGCAGCCCGAAGTGACCCTGGACGTCTATACGTTGACGTCCGAGTCCCTGTACTGGCGCATCCAGCAGCAGGCCGACCGGATCCGCGGCCGGTCCATCAGCCCTGGACGCATCACCCTGCGCATGCTTCTGCCCGCTGAGACACAGTCTCTGCCGTATCCCCGCGTCAAGGACGACAAGGGGGATCCGCGGTTGCGGGAGCGGCTGCATGACATCACGGAGCGGCATGCGAAGTCGCTGCGGCAGTCGCTGGCGTCCCTCCAGGCCGAGGGGCTGGTGCCGTCGGTCGACGTCGAGATTCGCCGCGCGCCGCTCACCCCGGCCTTCAAGCTCTACCTCTTCAACGGCGCCGAAGCGCTGCACGGGCCGTATGAGGTGATCGAGCGCAAGATCATGCTGGAGGACGACGAGGTGGTCACCGCGCTCGACGTCCTGGGCCTGAACGCAACGCTGACCCACCACATGAAGGACGAGGCCCCCGATTCGTCGGGCACGGTGTTCGTGGACAGCATGCAGAGGTGGTTCGACTCGGTCTGGAAGCTGCTGTCCGAGTAG
- a CDS encoding GNAT family N-acetyltransferase, which yields MSRPEPPTPIDVRPITEADIPDWTRALNTGFLRSPDVSETEVADRASYIVPSRTLGAFDTGRCVATFRSFAQEITAVGGAPVPADAISNVTVSPTHRRRGLLTRMMAHDLAAAKDRGDVVATLIAAEYPIYGRYGFGPATSTAQWTVDVPRTGLDPRWSGPEDGGRIDIVDGADVRKTGPELYERVRRAQPGAVDRDERWWQVSTGAVRLDRSPWTDPFFAVYRSAGGEVQGLASYQADDHWGDGKQPLNTATVNWLVAATPDAERALWRYLCSIDWITTVKSGWRAPDDLLPLYLPDPRAARVTTLADWLWVRILDVVRALEARTYEGQGSLVLEVVDLGGLTGGRYLLEASTDGASCTPTTAAPELTLDVSDLGSLWLGDESAVRLTALGRVREERAGAARVADALLRTSRRPWCPDVF from the coding sequence ATGAGCCGTCCCGAACCTCCCACCCCCATAGACGTCCGCCCGATCACCGAGGCCGACATCCCCGACTGGACCCGGGCCCTGAACACCGGCTTTCTGCGCAGCCCCGACGTCTCCGAGACAGAAGTCGCCGACCGCGCGTCGTACATCGTCCCGTCCCGCACCCTCGGCGCCTTCGACACCGGCCGCTGCGTGGCGACCTTCCGCTCCTTCGCACAGGAGATCACCGCGGTCGGCGGCGCTCCCGTCCCCGCGGACGCCATCTCGAACGTCACCGTCAGCCCCACCCACCGCCGCCGCGGCCTGCTCACCCGCATGATGGCCCACGACCTGGCAGCCGCGAAGGACCGCGGCGACGTCGTCGCCACCCTGATCGCCGCCGAGTACCCGATCTACGGCCGCTACGGCTTCGGCCCCGCCACCTCCACGGCCCAGTGGACCGTGGACGTCCCCCGCACCGGCCTCGACCCGAGGTGGTCCGGACCCGAGGACGGCGGCCGTATCGACATCGTGGACGGCGCGGACGTACGCAAGACCGGCCCGGAGCTGTACGAGCGGGTGCGCCGCGCCCAGCCGGGCGCCGTGGACCGGGACGAGCGCTGGTGGCAGGTCAGCACCGGGGCGGTGCGCCTGGACAGGTCCCCGTGGACCGATCCCTTCTTCGCCGTGTACCGCTCGGCGGGCGGCGAGGTGCAGGGGCTGGCGTCGTACCAGGCGGACGACCACTGGGGCGACGGCAAGCAGCCGCTCAACACGGCGACCGTGAACTGGCTCGTCGCGGCGACCCCGGACGCCGAGCGCGCCCTGTGGCGCTACCTGTGCTCGATCGACTGGATCACGACGGTCAAGAGCGGCTGGCGGGCCCCCGACGACCTTCTGCCCCTCTACCTCCCCGATCCGCGGGCGGCCAGGGTCACGACGCTGGCGGACTGGCTGTGGGTGCGGATCCTGGACGTCGTACGGGCGCTGGAGGCGCGGACGTACGAGGGGCAGGGGTCGCTGGTGCTGGAGGTCGTGGACTTGGGCGGGCTGACCGGCGGACGCTACCTGCTGGAGGCGTCGACCGACGGGGCCTCCTGTACGCCGACCACGGCGGCGCCCGAACTCACCCTCGATGTGTCCGACTTGGGCAGCCTCTGGCTCGGGGACGAGTCCGCCGTACGGCTCACCGCGCTGGGGCGGGTGCGGGAAGAACGAGCGGGCGCCGCCCGGGTGGCCGACGCCCTGCTGCGTACGTCCAGGCGACCGTGGTGCCCAGACGTTTTCTGA
- a CDS encoding winged helix-turn-helix domain-containing protein, whose product MVVEPKHASVNGRKSSQRPQKSHRDVADELRARITSGALQPGQRMPTQARLADEFGVERGAVRQALRILQSEHLLTNVSKGAPATVAPDLGRALTGPGAAPQPTMVALAPRIAAAFAAPHVEIDALCLTSVSLTLAMGEPLRQIHAGQLKPAKVDVRVMLPSRDISLAFPTLVDGSAGDADVQVRRRWLAQRNAQGQVLRHNLLALRATHGIDVRVTFRALPFTPPVKLYLLNGAEALFAYYTLARSEVEIGQRHLEMYDAPGIQSTLFAFEQGAGLRDTTFVEQSHVWFNALWETISSELLLTS is encoded by the coding sequence TTGGTCGTGGAGCCGAAACACGCCTCCGTCAATGGGCGGAAGAGTTCACAGCGGCCACAGAAGTCACATCGGGACGTGGCCGATGAGCTGCGCGCCCGCATCACCTCGGGCGCATTGCAGCCCGGCCAGCGCATGCCCACCCAGGCCAGGCTGGCGGACGAGTTCGGCGTCGAGCGCGGAGCCGTACGGCAGGCGCTGCGCATCCTGCAGTCGGAGCATCTGCTCACCAACGTGTCCAAAGGGGCCCCGGCGACCGTCGCCCCCGACCTCGGCAGGGCGCTGACCGGCCCCGGAGCCGCACCGCAGCCGACCATGGTGGCCCTCGCCCCGCGGATAGCGGCGGCTTTTGCCGCCCCGCACGTCGAGATCGACGCGCTGTGCCTCACCTCGGTCTCCCTCACGCTCGCCATGGGCGAACCGCTTCGCCAGATCCACGCCGGGCAGCTGAAACCGGCCAAGGTCGACGTCCGCGTCATGCTGCCGAGCCGCGACATCTCGCTCGCGTTCCCGACACTGGTGGACGGCTCGGCCGGCGACGCCGACGTACAGGTGCGCCGGCGCTGGCTCGCCCAGCGAAACGCCCAGGGCCAGGTGCTCCGGCACAATCTGCTGGCGCTGCGCGCCACGCACGGCATCGATGTGCGGGTCACCTTCCGGGCGCTGCCGTTCACGCCGCCGGTGAAGCTCTATCTCCTCAATGGCGCGGAGGCGCTCTTCGCCTACTACACGCTGGCCCGCAGCGAGGTGGAGATCGGCCAGCGGCACCTGGAGATGTATGACGCCCCAGGCATCCAGTCGACGCTGTTCGCCTTCGAGCAGGGGGCCGGGCTGCGGGACACGACGTTCGTGGAGCAGTCGCATGTGTGGTTCAACGCGCTGTGGGAGACGATCAGTTCGGAGCTGCTGCTCACGAGCTGA
- a CDS encoding winged helix-turn-helix domain-containing protein has translation MVVTQENVAVNGSRRLSPQEIADILRERIRVGELKAGDRLPTQAELAEEFGVERGTVRQALRALQEDGLLTNVSKGSPPRIALPAPTRGAPQPTMVSLAPRLTEAFAAPHVRVDVVCHTSETLMLALGEPLRLIHEGSIHPESIDVRLLLPSRDIHLAFPVLVDGRGDDDPVHDRWLAMRNAQAQVLRHNLQAVRSTHGIEVHVTFRALPFTPPVKLYLLNGDEALIGYYVLTERQEEYESRTLDMYDALGSQSLLFSFVKQAGQRDAAFVGESQKWFDALWETITTDMTLS, from the coding sequence TTGGTCGTGACTCAGGAGAACGTGGCAGTGAACGGCAGCAGGAGACTCTCGCCGCAGGAGATCGCCGACATCCTGCGGGAACGGATCCGCGTCGGAGAGCTCAAGGCGGGCGACCGCCTGCCCACCCAGGCCGAGCTGGCCGAGGAGTTCGGCGTGGAGCGAGGCACCGTACGCCAGGCCCTGCGCGCACTCCAGGAGGACGGCCTCCTGACCAACGTCAGCAAGGGCAGCCCGCCGCGCATCGCCCTGCCGGCCCCCACCCGGGGCGCACCCCAGCCGACGATGGTCAGCCTGGCCCCCCGCCTGACGGAGGCCTTCGCCGCACCGCACGTCCGTGTGGACGTCGTATGCCACACCTCGGAAACCCTGATGCTGGCCCTCGGCGAACCCCTCCGCCTGATCCACGAGGGCTCGATCCACCCCGAGTCGATCGACGTCCGGCTCCTGCTGCCGTCCCGGGACATCCATCTCGCCTTTCCGGTCCTGGTGGACGGGCGGGGGGACGACGACCCGGTCCACGACCGCTGGCTGGCGATGCGCAACGCCCAGGCCCAGGTGCTCCGCCACAACCTCCAGGCCGTCCGCTCCACCCACGGCATCGAAGTCCACGTCACCTTCCGCGCCCTGCCGTTCACACCCCCGGTGAAGCTCTACCTCCTCAACGGCGACGAAGCGCTGATCGGCTACTACGTCCTCACCGAACGCCAGGAGGAGTACGAGAGCCGCACCCTGGACATGTACGACGCCCTGGGCTCCCAGTCCCTCCTCTTCTCCTTCGTCAAGCAGGCCGGGCAGCGTGACGCCGCGTTCGTGGGGGAATCCCAGAAGTGGTTCGACGCCCTCTGGGAAACCATCACCACTGACATGACACTCTCCTAG
- a CDS encoding phosphotransferase, whose product MRAPVPPRPVHGGRATPDDVISDFVEQAEKLGQASSGHHNRNYVLPLTASAAWLVGLDAGTSVTVRVRRADALPVVIRTWNDEAQILDAIRGVLPHAPQCLVKRDGFSIHSYVDGVPLSSVCGDGKPVDTLLVRALAGLLAQMAQVRRGALPPLPTAWPRNDTDSQGFLQTLARLADRQIRQPNWQAFGGLFAALGIPEDALIRLAERVPAMARRPYSLLHADLHRDNLIVSYDGAPPLICVDWELATYGDPLHDLATHLVRMRYPAHQRAEVIDAWAEAMLEIRPAAVNGLGKDLPRYVAFERAQSVYPDVMRAARSLEEPFTQKRLDEATAEVLRALEAAAEPLRLGNVPSGPEIERALFRWLASRSHGGINGRAWVRKAFTWKPDRRLGERTDFPASAVRKALLVEGAAPAGRVFKGTAHLNSVVSVPGVDFPVVVRRRLPGVCRREPSYLSEHAVLRAIEEAAVDVAAPKALALGESYPSDPFAIHTYVGSRDLPPSHPVHGLLPHEADGLVDQLCALTLVDYKQVDPAAGGGGFFQWLRDQLVLWVRDLPKESQQLARLLGLPDADRLRVILSRYELSDREPALLHGDLNPWNLVRRDDRLAVTIIDWEMAVVGDPLYDLVRHLHLTPTRAEIRERMFRRWERRLPGEYTRNWRRDWPVYRGIETVRSAYVDLDRLVTGASLDAPNVRRAVDSYPMTLAAATAFLGLPVRPTANPYLARALA is encoded by the coding sequence GTGCGCGCACCAGTCCCTCCCCGTCCTGTGCACGGGGGGCGCGCCACGCCCGACGACGTCATCAGTGACTTCGTGGAGCAAGCCGAGAAGCTGGGCCAGGCGAGCAGCGGACACCACAATCGGAATTACGTGCTGCCACTCACGGCCTCCGCGGCATGGCTGGTGGGTCTCGATGCCGGTACGTCGGTGACCGTGCGGGTCCGGCGCGCCGACGCGCTGCCCGTCGTGATCAGAACCTGGAACGATGAGGCGCAGATCCTCGACGCCATCCGGGGAGTCCTGCCGCACGCGCCCCAGTGCCTCGTCAAACGAGACGGCTTCTCGATCCACAGCTATGTGGACGGCGTGCCGCTCTCCAGTGTCTGCGGGGACGGTAAACCCGTCGACACCCTGCTCGTCAGGGCGCTGGCCGGCCTGCTTGCCCAGATGGCGCAAGTGCGCAGGGGCGCCTTGCCCCCCTTGCCGACGGCCTGGCCGCGCAACGACACGGACAGCCAGGGGTTTCTGCAGACGCTGGCACGCCTTGCCGACCGGCAGATCCGGCAGCCCAACTGGCAGGCCTTTGGTGGGCTGTTCGCTGCCCTCGGCATCCCTGAGGACGCGTTGATCCGGCTCGCCGAGCGCGTGCCCGCGATGGCCCGGCGGCCGTACAGCCTGCTGCACGCGGACCTGCACCGGGACAACCTGATCGTGTCCTACGACGGTGCTCCGCCCCTCATCTGCGTGGACTGGGAGCTGGCGACCTACGGCGATCCCTTGCACGACCTGGCGACTCACCTGGTGCGCATGCGGTATCCGGCCCACCAACGGGCCGAAGTGATCGACGCCTGGGCCGAGGCAATGCTGGAGATCCGCCCCGCGGCCGTCAACGGGCTGGGCAAGGATCTGCCTCGCTACGTCGCCTTCGAGCGGGCACAGTCCGTCTACCCGGACGTCATGCGCGCCGCGCGGTCGCTGGAGGAACCGTTCACCCAGAAGAGACTCGACGAGGCGACGGCGGAGGTGCTCCGAGCCCTGGAGGCGGCGGCGGAACCGCTCCGGCTGGGGAACGTGCCGAGCGGGCCCGAGATCGAACGCGCCCTCTTCCGATGGCTGGCATCGCGCAGCCACGGCGGAATCAATGGCCGGGCCTGGGTCAGGAAGGCCTTCACCTGGAAGCCCGACCGGCGGCTCGGCGAACGGACCGACTTTCCGGCCTCGGCGGTGCGCAAGGCCCTGCTGGTGGAGGGGGCCGCCCCGGCGGGCCGGGTGTTCAAAGGCACCGCACACCTCAACTCGGTCGTATCGGTGCCAGGGGTCGACTTCCCCGTGGTCGTGCGGCGCAGGCTGCCGGGCGTCTGCCGCAGAGAGCCCAGCTACCTCAGCGAGCACGCCGTACTCCGCGCCATCGAAGAAGCGGCCGTGGACGTGGCGGCGCCGAAGGCCCTCGCGCTGGGCGAGAGCTATCCGAGCGACCCGTTCGCCATCCACACCTACGTGGGGTCGCGCGACCTTCCTCCCAGCCACCCCGTGCACGGCCTGCTCCCGCACGAGGCGGACGGGCTGGTCGACCAGCTCTGCGCCCTGACACTGGTGGACTACAAGCAGGTCGACCCGGCTGCCGGCGGAGGAGGCTTCTTCCAGTGGCTCAGGGACCAACTCGTGCTGTGGGTCAGGGACTTGCCGAAGGAGTCGCAGCAACTGGCCCGGCTCCTCGGACTGCCCGATGCCGACCGGCTGCGAGTGATCCTGTCCCGCTACGAGCTGAGTGACCGGGAGCCGGCCCTGCTGCACGGTGACCTGAACCCGTGGAATCTCGTGCGCCGCGACGACCGCCTCGCGGTGACCATCATCGACTGGGAGATGGCGGTGGTCGGCGACCCCCTCTACGACCTGGTCCGGCACCTGCACCTCACTCCGACCAGGGCGGAGATCCGGGAGCGTATGTTCCGGCGCTGGGAGCGCAGGCTGCCGGGGGAGTACACCAGGAACTGGCGGCGCGACTGGCCGGTCTACCGGGGCATCGAGACCGTTCGTTCCGCCTACGTGGACCTCGACCGCCTGGTCACCGGCGCGAGCCTGGACGCCCCCAACGTACGCCGCGCAGTGGACTCGTACCCGATGACCCTGGCCGCGGCCACCGCCTTCCTCGGCCTGCCCGTCCGTCCGACGGCGAACCCGTATCTTGCCCGTGCTCTGGCGTAG
- a CDS encoding Fur family transcriptional regulator, with the protein MVSTDWKSDLRQRGYRLTPQRQLVLEAVDTLEHATPDDILVEVRKTASGVNISTVYRTLELLEELGLVSHAHLGHGAPTYHLADRHHHLHLVCRDCTNVIEADVSVAADFTAKLRETFGFDTDMKHFAIFGRCKDCAERAVRPDRSAQGSNGKSSTTES; encoded by the coding sequence GTGGTGAGCACCGACTGGAAGAGCGACCTCAGGCAGCGCGGCTACCGGCTGACGCCGCAGCGTCAGCTTGTCCTGGAAGCCGTGGACACCCTTGAGCATGCGACCCCCGACGACATCCTCGTGGAAGTGAGGAAGACGGCGTCGGGGGTCAACATTTCCACCGTGTACCGGACCCTGGAGCTCCTGGAGGAGCTCGGGCTGGTCAGCCACGCCCACCTCGGGCACGGCGCGCCGACGTACCACCTGGCGGACCGGCACCATCACCTCCACCTGGTCTGCCGCGACTGCACGAACGTGATCGAGGCCGATGTGTCGGTGGCCGCGGACTTCACGGCGAAACTGCGCGAGACCTTCGGGTTCGACACGGACATGAAGCACTTCGCGATCTTCGGCCGCTGCAAGGACTGCGCGGAGCGTGCAGTCCGGCCGGACCGTTCGGCCCAGGGCTCGAACGGCAAGAGTTCAACTACCGAGTCGTAG
- a CDS encoding HAD family hydrolase, with protein sequence MTAETENDTERLRELITRARVVLWDFDGPICRLFAGHSAERVAAELVEWLEGRGLHGLLTDAERELLDPHVVLRAVDRRHPGSDLVAELEERLTQEELRATASAMPTEYADPLIRTWTAVGSRLAIATNNSPRVVRTYLDGRGLLSCFSPHIYGRTQDLHHLKPDPHCLNRALSAMGAARSSALMIGDTPSDLAAANSAGVAFLGYARNARKEKLLREAGATTVVDSLSSVLTLVRAQA encoded by the coding sequence GTGACAGCAGAGACCGAGAACGACACGGAACGACTCCGCGAACTGATCACGCGCGCCCGCGTCGTGCTGTGGGACTTCGACGGCCCGATCTGCCGGCTGTTCGCGGGGCATTCGGCGGAGCGGGTGGCGGCCGAGCTGGTGGAGTGGCTTGAGGGGCGGGGGCTGCACGGGCTGCTGACCGACGCCGAACGGGAGTTGCTGGACCCCCATGTCGTCCTGCGCGCCGTCGACCGCCGGCACCCCGGCAGCGACCTGGTCGCGGAGCTGGAGGAACGTCTCACCCAGGAGGAACTGCGGGCGACCGCCTCCGCGATGCCCACCGAATACGCGGACCCGCTGATACGCACCTGGACGGCCGTCGGATCCCGACTGGCCATCGCCACCAACAACTCCCCCCGAGTGGTCCGCACGTACCTCGACGGCCGTGGCCTGCTCTCGTGCTTCAGCCCGCACATCTACGGCCGGACCCAGGACCTTCATCACCTCAAGCCGGACCCGCACTGCCTCAACCGGGCCCTGAGCGCCATGGGGGCGGCGCGCTCCTCCGCCCTGATGATCGGCGACACGCCCTCGGACCTTGCCGCCGCGAACAGCGCCGGCGTGGCGTTCCTCGGCTACGCGCGTAATGCGCGCAAGGAGAAGCTGCTGCGGGAGGCCGGGGCCACTACGGTCGTGGACTCGCTGTCGTCGGTCCTGACACTGGTACGGGCTCAGGCCTGA